One Defluviimonas sp. SAOS-178_SWC DNA window includes the following coding sequences:
- a CDS encoding arsenate reductase family protein has product MILYGLPTCDSCRAALKAIRAAGREVAFRDIRAEPLSAEEWLALIAVFGDRLVNRASTTWRGLSEEARAGSAADLLMQYPALMKRPVIRDDGHFHLGWKSDVQDLVLK; this is encoded by the coding sequence ATGATCCTCTACGGTCTTCCGACCTGTGATTCTTGCCGCGCCGCGCTGAAGGCGATCCGGGCCGCCGGGCGGGAGGTCGCGTTTCGCGACATCCGCGCCGAGCCCTTGAGCGCGGAGGAGTGGCTGGCGCTCATCGCCGTCTTCGGTGACCGGCTGGTCAACCGCGCCTCGACGACATGGCGGGGGCTTTCGGAGGAGGCGCGCGCCGGCTCTGCGGCCGATCTTCTCATGCAGTACCCCGCCCTGATGAAGCGCCCGGTCATCCGCGATGACGGCCACTTCCATCTCGGCTGGAAGTCCGACGTCCAAGACCTTGTCTTGAAATAG
- a CDS encoding cold-shock protein, which yields MATGTVKWFNTTKGFGFIAPDDGGNDVFVHISAVERAGLKTLADNQKVSYEMQSGRDGRSSAGDLKLL from the coding sequence ATGGCCACTGGCACCGTGAAATGGTTCAATACGACGAAGGGCTTCGGCTTCATCGCCCCTGACGATGGCGGGAATGATGTGTTCGTGCACATCTCTGCGGTCGAGCGTGCGGGCTTGAAGACCCTCGCCGACAATCAGAAAGTGTCCTACGAGATGCAGTCGGGCCGCGACGGCCGCTCCTCTGCGGGCGATCTGAAACTGCTCTGA
- a CDS encoding DoxX family membrane protein, which yields MTAVIALYDRLSGALSRHAPAAIPTLGRATYAAVLLIYFWNSARTKIGDGLFGIFRPSDGAYIQIFPKAVEAAGYDVSQLSLFHWAVVVAGTWAELLLPLLILVGLLTRLAALGMIGFVLVQSATDILGHGVMGDDLGRWFDAGSGSLILDQRALWVFLLATLVLTGAGPLSLDRLLARDRS from the coding sequence TTGACCGCCGTGATCGCCCTTTACGACCGCCTCAGCGGCGCGCTCTCGCGTCATGCGCCCGCCGCCATCCCGACCCTCGGCCGCGCGACCTATGCCGCCGTGCTCTTGATTTACTTCTGGAATTCTGCCCGCACGAAGATCGGCGACGGCCTGTTCGGCATCTTTCGGCCGTCCGACGGGGCCTATATCCAGATCTTCCCCAAGGCCGTCGAGGCGGCCGGCTATGACGTGTCCCAACTCAGCCTCTTCCACTGGGCCGTGGTCGTCGCTGGCACCTGGGCCGAGCTTCTCCTGCCGCTGCTGATCCTCGTCGGCCTTCTCACCCGCCTCGCGGCGCTCGGCATGATCGGTTTCGTCCTCGTGCAGAGCGCGACCGACATCCTCGGGCATGGCGTCATGGGCGACGATCTCGGCCGCTGGTTCGATGCCGGTTCGGGATCGCTGATCCTCGATCAGCGGGCCCTCTGGGTCTTCCTCCTCGCGACGCTGGTTCTGACCGGGGCCGGTCCCTTGTCGCTCGACCGGCTTCTTGCCCGCGATCGAAGCTGA
- a CDS encoding HvfC/BufC N-terminal domain-containing protein, with translation MSQSEFRAALLDPDRPAPAGLIDPQGRPAGRRFDVYRNNVTASLTEALRQAFPVVRALVGDAFFSAMARDFLRAHPPASPLLMFYGDRMPAFLAAFPPVAHLGYLPDIARLELALRQSYHAADAEPVAAEALQALAPDAFVAARLTLAPALRLVRSRWPIHAIWQANARGGAAPKTTVPEDVLIVRPDYDPDPIRLPDGAAPFVEALMAGETVGSALDAAGEFDLTATLGLLIGARAIVAIKTGD, from the coding sequence ATGAGCCAGTCCGAGTTCCGCGCGGCCCTGCTGGACCCCGACCGCCCCGCCCCGGCCGGGCTGATCGATCCGCAGGGCCGCCCCGCCGGCCGCCGGTTCGACGTCTACCGCAACAACGTCACCGCCTCCTTGACCGAAGCGCTGCGGCAGGCCTTCCCGGTGGTCCGCGCCCTCGTCGGAGACGCGTTCTTCAGCGCGATGGCCCGCGACTTCCTGCGCGCGCATCCTCCGGCTTCGCCGCTCCTGATGTTCTACGGCGACCGGATGCCTGCCTTCCTTGCCGCCTTTCCGCCCGTCGCGCATCTTGGCTACCTGCCCGACATCGCCCGCCTCGAACTGGCGCTGCGGCAGTCCTATCACGCGGCCGATGCGGAGCCTGTCGCCGCCGAGGCGTTGCAGGCCCTCGCGCCCGATGCGTTCGTGGCCGCGCGACTCACGCTTGCCCCGGCGCTGCGTCTTGTCCGCTCCCGCTGGCCGATCCACGCGATCTGGCAGGCGAATGCTCGGGGCGGCGCGGCACCGAAAACCACCGTACCGGAGGACGTCCTGATCGTCCGGCCCGATTACGATCCCGATCCGATACGCCTTCCCGACGGCGCCGCACCCTTTGTCGAGGCCCTGATGGCCGGTGAGACTGTCGGCTCGGCCCTCGATGCGGCCGGCGAGTTCGACCTTACCGCCACGCTTGGCCTGCTGATCGGCGCCCGCGCCATCGTCGCCATCAAGACCGGAGATTGA
- the bufB gene encoding MNIO family bufferin maturase produces MLDRTTRSELPARPGVGYKPQHFSNILEGAEPVQWLEIHAENYMGDGGRPLAQLRHLAERFPISVHGVGLSIGGEGRLDPDHLSRLKQLCGWLQPASFSEHLAWSTHDSAFLNDLLPLPYTAATLARVAEHIDEVQTCIGRRMLLENPSVYLDFAETEMDEIDFLTEIARRTGCGLLLDVNNVYVSSTNRQTDPDAYIDRFPHRLVGEIHLGGHDEDHDDSGAPLLIDAHGSEVVDPVWQLYARTIRVGGAKPTLIEWDNDVPDWPVLAGEAARAAKILDAVLS; encoded by the coding sequence ATGCTGGACCGAACCACCCGATCCGAACTGCCGGCACGCCCCGGCGTGGGCTACAAGCCCCAGCATTTTTCGAACATTCTTGAGGGTGCTGAGCCGGTCCAATGGCTCGAAATCCATGCAGAAAACTACATGGGCGACGGCGGGCGGCCTTTGGCCCAGTTACGGCACCTTGCCGAGCGCTTTCCGATCTCGGTTCACGGCGTGGGCCTCTCGATCGGTGGCGAAGGACGGCTCGATCCCGACCACCTTTCCCGCCTGAAGCAGCTCTGCGGCTGGCTCCAGCCGGCAAGTTTTTCCGAACATCTCGCCTGGTCGACACACGACAGCGCGTTCCTGAACGATCTCCTGCCCCTGCCCTATACCGCCGCGACGCTTGCCCGCGTGGCCGAGCATATCGACGAGGTGCAGACCTGCATCGGGCGCCGCATGCTTCTCGAAAACCCCTCGGTCTACCTCGACTTCGCCGAGACCGAGATGGACGAGATCGATTTCCTGACCGAGATCGCCCGGCGCACCGGCTGCGGGCTCCTGCTCGACGTGAACAACGTCTATGTGTCCTCGACCAACCGGCAAACCGATCCCGACGCCTATATCGACCGCTTCCCGCACCGCCTCGTGGGCGAGATCCATCTCGGTGGCCATGACGAGGACCACGACGATAGCGGAGCGCCCCTTCTCATCGACGCCCACGGCTCCGAGGTCGTCGATCCGGTCTGGCAACTATACGCCCGCACGATCCGTGTCGGTGGCGCGAAGCCGACGCTGATCGAGTGGGACAACGACGTGCCCGACTGGCCGGTCCTCGCCGGGGAAGCGGCCCGCGCCGCCAAGATCCTCGACGCGGTCCTGTCATGA
- a CDS encoding BufA1 family periplasmic bufferin-type metallophore, with protein sequence MSHSMKTLAVAGSLAAALSAHFAAPASAQEAKEKCFGVAMAGQNDCAAGPGTTCAGTSKVDYQGNSWKLVPAGTCTTMDLPDGRMGSLEALDRDLPQG encoded by the coding sequence ATGTCTCACTCCATGAAGACCCTCGCAGTCGCCGGCTCGCTCGCTGCTGCCCTTTCCGCCCATTTCGCCGCCCCCGCCTCGGCCCAGGAAGCCAAGGAGAAGTGCTTCGGCGTGGCGATGGCCGGTCAAAACGACTGCGCCGCGGGCCCCGGCACGACCTGCGCCGGCACCTCGAAAGTCGACTATCAGGGCAATTCCTGGAAGCTCGTCCCGGCCGGCACCTGCACCACGATGGACCTGCCGGATGGCCGCATGGGCTCGCTCGAAGCGCTCGACCGCGACCTGCCGCAGGGCTGA
- the thrS gene encoding threonine--tRNA ligase: MAQISLTFPDGNSRDFARGVTAAEVAAAIAPSLGKAAISASVDGRHWDLQWPIEHDATIAIHTMKDDAQALELIRHDFAHVMARAVQKLWPEVKVTIGPVIENGWYYDFDRDEPFTPEDLGAIEKEMKAIINERDPVKTEVWDRSRAIAHYVAKNEPFKVELIEAIPGDEPLRMYWHGHWQDLCRGPHLQHTGQLPADAFKLMSVAGAYWRGDHTKKQLQRIYGVAFKNREDLRAHLTMLEEAAKRDHRKLGKEMELFHLQEEAPGMVFWHPNGWTIYRTLEDYMRRRLRRAGYKEIKTPQVVDRVLWERSGHWEAYRENMFIVEVEEEHAKEKRINALKPMNCPCHVQVYNQGLKSYRDLPLRLAEFGSCHRYESSGSMHGLMRVRGFVQDDAHIFCTEDQIEAECAGFIGLLSSIYHDLGFTKFDVKLSTRPDVRVGSDEIWDKAESALENAVRKVTNDYEVDPGEGAFYGPKLDFKLTDAIGREWQCGTFQADFNLPVRLGAEYVGEDGAKHRPVMLHRAILGSFERFLGILIENYAGKLPFWLAPRQVVVASIVSDADDYVHETVAKLRDAGLRAEADTRNEKINYKVREHSVGKVPVILAIGMKEVAERTVSVRRLGETRTDTMALSDAVAAFAEEATPPDLR, translated from the coding sequence ATGGCCCAGATTTCCCTCACATTCCCCGATGGCAACAGCCGCGACTTCGCCAGGGGCGTGACCGCCGCCGAGGTGGCCGCCGCGATCGCGCCCTCGCTCGGAAAGGCCGCCATCTCGGCCTCCGTCGACGGCCGGCACTGGGACCTGCAATGGCCGATCGAGCATGACGCCACCATTGCCATCCACACGATGAAGGACGACGCCCAGGCGCTCGAACTTATCCGCCACGACTTCGCCCATGTGATGGCCCGCGCCGTGCAGAAGCTCTGGCCCGAGGTGAAGGTCACCATCGGCCCGGTGATCGAGAACGGCTGGTATTACGACTTCGACCGCGATGAGCCCTTCACGCCCGAAGACCTCGGGGCGATCGAGAAGGAGATGAAGGCGATCATCAACGAACGCGACCCGGTGAAGACCGAGGTCTGGGACCGTTCGCGCGCCATCGCCCATTACGTCGCCAAGAACGAGCCCTTCAAGGTCGAACTGATCGAGGCGATCCCCGGCGACGAACCGCTGCGCATGTACTGGCACGGCCACTGGCAGGACCTCTGCCGGGGTCCGCACCTCCAGCATACCGGCCAGCTCCCCGCCGACGCGTTCAAGCTGATGTCCGTCGCCGGCGCCTACTGGCGCGGCGACCACACCAAAAAGCAGCTCCAGCGCATCTACGGCGTCGCCTTCAAGAACCGCGAGGATCTGAGGGCGCACCTGACCATGCTGGAAGAAGCCGCGAAGCGCGACCACCGCAAGCTTGGCAAGGAAATGGAGCTTTTCCATCTTCAGGAAGAAGCCCCCGGCATGGTCTTCTGGCATCCGAACGGCTGGACGATCTACCGCACGCTCGAAGATTACATGCGCCGGAGGCTGCGCCGCGCCGGCTACAAGGAAATCAAGACCCCGCAGGTCGTCGACCGCGTCCTCTGGGAACGCTCCGGCCACTGGGAAGCTTACCGCGAGAACATGTTCATCGTCGAGGTCGAGGAGGAGCATGCCAAGGAAAAGCGCATCAACGCGCTGAAACCGATGAACTGCCCCTGCCACGTACAGGTCTACAATCAGGGCCTCAAGTCCTACCGCGACCTGCCGCTCAGGCTGGCCGAATTCGGCTCCTGCCACCGCTACGAATCCTCGGGTTCCATGCACGGCCTGATGCGCGTGCGCGGCTTCGTGCAGGACGACGCACATATCTTCTGCACCGAGGACCAGATCGAGGCCGAATGCGCGGGCTTCATCGGGCTTCTTTCGTCGATCTACCACGACCTCGGCTTCACCAAGTTCGACGTCAAGCTCTCCACCCGCCCCGACGTGCGCGTGGGGTCGGACGAGATCTGGGACAAGGCCGAGTCCGCGCTCGAAAACGCCGTCCGCAAGGTGACGAACGATTACGAGGTCGATCCCGGCGAAGGCGCCTTCTACGGGCCGAAGCTCGACTTCAAGCTGACCGACGCCATCGGCCGGGAATGGCAGTGCGGCACCTTCCAGGCCGACTTCAACCTGCCCGTCCGCCTCGGCGCGGAATATGTGGGCGAGGACGGCGCCAAGCACCGCCCGGTCATGCTCCACCGCGCGATCCTCGGGAGCTTCGAGCGCTTCCTCGGGATTCTCATCGAGAATTACGCCGGCAAGCTGCCGTTCTGGCTCGCCCCCCGGCAGGTCGTCGTCGCCTCCATCGTCTCGGATGCCGACGACTATGTGCACGAGACGGTGGCGAAGCTGCGCGATGCGGGGCTCCGGGCCGAGGCCGACACGCGGAACGAAAAGATCAACTACAAGGTCCGCGAACATTCGGTCGGAAAAGTTCCCGTGATCCTCGCCATCGGGATGAAGGAGGTCGCCGAGCGGACTGTTTCAGTTCGCCGCCTCGGCGAAACCCGAACCGACACAATGGCGCTTTCTGACGCAGTCGCAGCATTCGCCGAAGAAGCGACCCCGCCGGACCTCCGGTAG
- a CDS encoding alpha/beta hydrolase: MSAFLTTPEGRRIAYDKTEGKGPGVVFLGGFRSDKEGTKALALEEWSRAEGRAFLRFDYSGHGASGGEFLDGAIGDWFEDARAAIMALTEGPQVLVGSSMGGWIALLMARAHPEKVAGLVTIAAAPDFTEDGMWAEFSAGQRRALIEEGQVALPSDYSDEPYIITRRLIEEGRDRLVLRAALPLPMPVRMLQGTADTDVPLSVAVRLIEHATGPDIRLTMVKGADHRFSTPDCLKLIALSVLKVVQRIEAAAG, encoded by the coding sequence ATGAGCGCATTTCTGACGACGCCGGAAGGACGGCGGATCGCCTATGACAAGACGGAAGGCAAGGGGCCGGGCGTGGTGTTCCTGGGCGGGTTCCGCTCGGACAAGGAGGGGACGAAGGCGCTGGCATTGGAGGAGTGGTCGCGGGCCGAGGGGCGCGCGTTCCTCAGGTTCGACTATTCGGGACACGGGGCTTCGGGGGGCGAATTCCTCGACGGCGCGATCGGCGACTGGTTCGAGGACGCGCGGGCCGCGATCATGGCGCTGACCGAGGGGCCACAGGTTCTGGTCGGCTCGTCGATGGGGGGCTGGATCGCGCTACTGATGGCGCGGGCGCATCCCGAGAAGGTGGCGGGGCTCGTCACCATCGCGGCCGCGCCGGATTTCACCGAGGACGGAATGTGGGCGGAGTTTTCGGCAGGTCAGCGCCGCGCGCTGATCGAGGAGGGGCAGGTGGCCCTGCCGTCGGATTATTCGGACGAGCCCTACATCATCACCCGCCGCCTGATCGAGGAGGGGCGGGACCGGCTGGTGCTGCGCGCCGCACTCCCGCTGCCGATGCCGGTGCGGATGTTACAGGGAACGGCCGATACGGATGTACCGCTTTCCGTCGCGGTGCGGCTGATCGAGCATGCGACGGGTCCGGATATCCGGCTGACAATGGTCAAGGGCGCCGACCACCGGTTCTCGACCCCGGATTGCCTGAAGCTGATCGCGCTTTCGGTGCTGAAAGTGGTGCAGCGGATCGAGGCGGCCGCCGGATAG
- the phaZ gene encoding polyhydroxyalkanoate depolymerase — translation MKTMATYDFMESMRNTNEWLGASARAFASYPVFGLVPHPMFKVMSAWGRITERSFARMVIKPDWGIRTIVGSDDRDHLVNIETVVARPFGDLIHFNVMGREPMARRVLLVAPMSGHYSTLVRSTVISLLPDCDVYVTDWHNARDIPVSAGKFDVEDYTLYLVDFMRHLGPQTNVVAVCQPAPLTLAATAYLAEEDPDAQPRTLTLIGGPIDPDAAPTEVTDFGRRLTMGQLEHLAIQRVGFKYAGAGRLVYPGLLQLASFISMNLDRHSKAFSDKILAASKGEDGERDAHNRFYDEYLSVMDMTAEFYLSTVERVFKKREIATNTFEVAGKRVDIGKITDVAVKTVEGTEDDISAPGQCLAALALCTGLPEEKKASHLEPGAGHYGIFAGKSWRKNIRPLVLDFIDQNAGGASPKRSGAKTRIRAV, via the coding sequence ATGAAGACCATGGCTACCTACGACTTCATGGAGAGCATGCGCAACACCAACGAATGGCTGGGGGCATCGGCCCGTGCATTCGCCTCTTATCCGGTCTTCGGGCTGGTGCCGCATCCGATGTTCAAGGTCATGTCGGCCTGGGGCCGGATCACCGAACGCAGCTTCGCGCGGATGGTGATCAAACCCGACTGGGGCATCCGCACCATTGTCGGCTCAGACGACCGCGATCATCTCGTCAATATCGAAACCGTGGTCGCGCGCCCCTTCGGCGACCTGATCCACTTCAATGTCATGGGCCGGGAACCGATGGCCCGCCGCGTGCTCCTCGTGGCGCCGATGTCGGGGCACTATTCCACCCTTGTTCGCTCGACGGTGATCAGCCTCCTGCCCGACTGCGACGTCTATGTGACCGACTGGCACAATGCCCGCGACATCCCGGTCAGCGCCGGCAAGTTCGACGTCGAGGACTACACGCTCTACCTCGTCGACTTCATGCGCCATCTCGGCCCCCAGACAAACGTCGTCGCGGTCTGCCAGCCGGCGCCGCTGACTCTCGCCGCCACCGCCTACCTGGCCGAGGAAGATCCCGACGCCCAGCCGCGCACGCTCACGCTGATCGGCGGCCCGATCGACCCCGACGCGGCCCCGACCGAAGTCACCGATTTCGGCCGCCGCCTGACGATGGGCCAGCTCGAACACCTCGCGATCCAGCGCGTCGGCTTCAAATATGCCGGCGCCGGGCGGCTCGTCTATCCGGGCCTTCTCCAGCTTGCCTCCTTCATCTCGATGAACCTCGACCGGCACAGCAAGGCGTTCAGCGACAAGATCCTTGCCGCCTCGAAAGGCGAGGACGGGGAACGCGACGCCCATAACCGGTTCTACGACGAATACCTCTCGGTCATGGACATGACCGCCGAATTCTACCTGTCGACCGTCGAGCGCGTCTTCAAGAAGCGCGAGATCGCGACGAACACCTTCGAGGTCGCAGGCAAGCGCGTCGATATCGGCAAGATCACCGACGTCGCGGTCAAGACCGTCGAGGGAACGGAGGACGATATCTCCGCCCCCGGCCAGTGCCTTGCGGCCCTTGCCCTCTGCACCGGGCTGCCGGAGGAGAAGAAGGCGAGCCATCTGGAACCCGGCGCCGGCCATTACGGCATCTTCGCCGGCAAGTCCTGGCGCAAGAACATCCGGCCGCTCGTGCTCGACTTCATCGACCAGAATGCCGGCGGCGCCAGCCCGAAGCGCAGCGGCGCCAAGACCCGGATCCGCGCGGTCTGA
- a CDS encoding PHA/PHB synthase family protein: MTTRLTDSPENPAETAANLTKLNANIEKIETLTQRLIQALAQKRAPNPAVEAPGHGLFAHAVTAYWKEALENPGKLIEQQAALWGKTLKHYLDAQQALASGKFTAPEDTTPTDRRFSNPLWKTHPYFNFVKQQYFRNVAAMEQALQNIDDLEPHERKRVEHFARQILDMMAPTNFLGTNPDALEKAVETEGESLVKGLENLVRDIEGNRGDLLVRLADPEAFRLGDNIGATEGGVVYRNRLIELIQYAPTTEKVHATPIVIFPPWINKFYILDLKPANSLIKWIVDQGYTLFVVSWKNPDPGYADVGLDQYVEEGFITAVNEVKAITGEEKVNAVGYCIAGTTLTMAQAVLNKRGDKSVNSSTFFTTLTDFSDPGEVSVFLDDDFIDGIEAQVTKDGYLDKYFMARTFSFLRSNDLVYAPAIRNYMMGEAPPAFDLLYWNGDGTNLPARMAVEYLRWICQDNQLADGKIRICGETIGLDDIKVPVFAVACETDHIAPWKGAFNGFRNYGSRDKTFVVSQSGHIAGIVNPPGKDKYGHYTNDAEMGEADDWFASATFHKGSWWPRWESWLNARSGKKVAARALGNKAHPVLAPAPGTYVTEIPEI; the protein is encoded by the coding sequence ATGACAACAAGACTTACGGATAGCCCCGAAAATCCGGCCGAGACTGCGGCAAATCTGACGAAGCTTAACGCGAACATCGAGAAAATCGAAACATTGACGCAGCGGCTGATCCAGGCGCTGGCGCAAAAGCGCGCGCCGAATCCGGCGGTCGAAGCGCCGGGCCACGGTCTTTTCGCGCATGCCGTGACCGCCTACTGGAAGGAGGCGTTGGAAAACCCCGGCAAGCTGATCGAGCAGCAGGCGGCGCTCTGGGGCAAGACGCTCAAGCACTATCTCGACGCGCAGCAGGCGCTGGCGTCGGGCAAGTTCACGGCGCCCGAGGACACGACGCCGACGGACCGGCGTTTTTCAAATCCGCTGTGGAAGACCCACCCCTACTTCAATTTCGTCAAGCAGCAGTATTTCCGCAACGTCGCGGCGATGGAGCAGGCGCTTCAGAACATCGACGATCTCGAACCGCATGAGCGCAAGCGGGTGGAGCATTTTGCGCGCCAGATCCTCGACATGATGGCGCCGACGAATTTCCTCGGCACGAACCCGGACGCGCTGGAGAAAGCGGTCGAGACGGAGGGCGAGAGCCTGGTCAAGGGGCTCGAAAACCTCGTGCGCGACATCGAGGGGAACCGTGGCGATCTGCTGGTCAGGCTGGCGGATCCGGAGGCGTTCAGGCTCGGCGACAATATTGGCGCCACCGAAGGCGGGGTCGTCTATCGCAACCGGTTGATCGAGCTCATCCAGTACGCGCCGACGACCGAGAAGGTCCATGCGACGCCCATCGTCATCTTCCCGCCCTGGATCAACAAGTTCTACATTCTCGACCTCAAGCCCGCGAACAGCCTGATCAAGTGGATCGTCGACCAGGGCTATACGCTCTTTGTGGTCAGCTGGAAGAATCCCGATCCGGGCTATGCCGATGTCGGGCTCGACCAGTATGTCGAGGAAGGCTTCATCACCGCGGTCAACGAAGTCAAGGCGATCACCGGCGAAGAGAAGGTCAACGCCGTCGGCTACTGCATTGCAGGAACGACGCTGACGATGGCGCAGGCGGTCCTGAACAAGCGCGGCGACAAGTCGGTGAACTCCTCCACCTTCTTCACCACGCTCACGGATTTCTCCGATCCGGGCGAGGTTTCCGTCTTCCTCGACGACGACTTCATCGACGGGATCGAGGCGCAGGTGACGAAGGACGGCTATCTTGACAAGTATTTCATGGCGCGGACATTCTCTTTCCTGCGCTCGAACGACCTCGTCTACGCGCCCGCGATCCGCAACTACATGATGGGCGAAGCGCCGCCGGCCTTCGACCTTCTCTACTGGAACGGCGACGGCACGAACCTGCCGGCGCGGATGGCCGTCGAATACCTGCGCTGGATTTGCCAGGACAACCAGCTCGCCGATGGCAAGATCAGGATCTGCGGCGAGACGATCGGGCTTGACGACATCAAGGTGCCGGTGTTCGCGGTCGCCTGCGAGACCGATCACATCGCGCCGTGGAAGGGGGCGTTCAACGGGTTCCGCAACTACGGTTCCAGGGACAAGACCTTCGTCGTCTCGCAGTCGGGGCACATCGCCGGGATCGTCAACCCGCCCGGCAAGGACAAGTACGGCCATTACACGAACGACGCCGAGATGGGTGAGGCGGACGACTGGTTCGCATCCGCCACGTTCCACAAGGGAAGCTGGTGGCCGCGTTGGGAATCATGGCTGAACGCCCGCTCGGGGAAAAAAGTCGCGGCGCGTGCGCTTGGCAACAAGGCCCATCCGGTTCTCGCCCCGGCGCCGGGAACCTATGTCACTGAAATTCCCGAGATCTGA
- a CDS encoding phasin family protein yields the protein MQKAQDFTKVVQDMTANFPFDAKALQDTFKSSAVFSEKMTKVALEAAEKSNEISSKWTKDTIAKVGTLAKVKDEPTDYSKALSDFASAAAEMAAENLAAFAEVAKKAQMETVELMLAAGKDISEDATAAVKKAQAEVTSAAKKAAAAVK from the coding sequence ATGCAAAAGGCCCAGGACTTCACCAAAGTCGTGCAGGACATGACCGCCAACTTCCCCTTCGACGCGAAAGCGCTGCAGGACACCTTCAAGAGCTCGGCCGTCTTCAGCGAGAAGATGACGAAAGTCGCTCTCGAAGCCGCCGAGAAGTCGAACGAGATTTCCTCGAAGTGGACCAAGGACACCATCGCCAAGGTCGGCACGCTCGCCAAAGTCAAGGATGAGCCGACCGACTATTCCAAAGCGCTGAGCGACTTCGCTTCGGCCGCTGCCGAGATGGCCGCCGAGAACCTCGCCGCTTTCGCCGAAGTCGCGAAGAAAGCCCAGATGGAAACGGTCGAGCTGATGCTCGCCGCCGGCAAGGACATCTCGGAAGACGCGACCGCTGCCGTCAAGAAGGCCCAGGCCGAAGTGACGTCGGCTGCGAAGAAAGCCGCTGCCGCGGTCAAGTGA
- the phaR gene encoding polyhydroxyalkanoate synthesis repressor PhaR, whose amino-acid sequence MAEDAKPLLIKRYASRRLYNTETSDYVTLEDIAAFIRDGREVQIVDLKSGDDLTRQYLLQIIAEHESRGESVLPVDVLTDLVRSYTTSAQSVVPQFLAASFEMLREGQSKMMENLTTFPNPMASMPGFEAMQRQQQAFLKSIMGGFPGSSGPAREDDDEDAPKAKAKANSDDDIAAIKKQLADLQSKLSKL is encoded by the coding sequence ATGGCCGAAGATGCCAAGCCGCTTCTGATCAAGCGTTATGCGAGCCGCCGCCTCTACAATACCGAGACGAGCGATTACGTGACGCTCGAAGACATCGCGGCCTTCATCCGGGACGGGCGCGAGGTGCAGATCGTCGATCTGAAGTCGGGCGACGACCTGACCCGGCAATATCTTCTGCAAATCATCGCCGAACATGAAAGCCGGGGCGAAAGCGTCCTGCCGGTGGATGTGCTGACCGATCTCGTGCGCAGCTACACGACAAGCGCGCAAAGCGTGGTCCCGCAGTTCCTGGCCGCCTCGTTCGAGATGCTGCGCGAGGGGCAGTCGAAGATGATGGAGAATCTCACCACTTTTCCGAACCCGATGGCATCGATGCCGGGCTTCGAAGCGATGCAGCGTCAGCAGCAAGCCTTCCTGAAGTCAATCATGGGCGGCTTCCCCGGATCGTCCGGCCCCGCGCGCGAAGATGACGACGAGGATGCGCCGAAGGCGAAAGCCAAGGCGAATTCCGACGACGACATCGCGGCGATCAAGAAGCAGCTCGCCGATCTCCAGTCGAAACTGTCCAAACTCTGA